The nucleotide window TTAAAGAAGAGCAAAGACTTTGGGTTTGAATTTGTTGATAAAAAAGAAGGTTATAAAGAATTAAAGGATCAAAAATATTATATGGTCATTGAAATTCCGAAAGATTTTTCTAAAAATGCAACTACATTAATGGATAAGGATCCAAAAAAATTAGAGTTGATTTATACTCCTAATGAAAGCTTTAACTTCCTTTCAGCACAAATTGGTAATACGGCTGCTGAGAAGATTAAAACGGCAGTAGCGGAAAAAGTAACAGAAACCTATGCAGAAACTATTTTTTCAAAAGTTAGCGATCTTGCTGACGGGATTATAAAAGCAAGTGACGGGGCAGGTCAGTTAAAAGATGGTTCCGTAGATTTAAATAAAGGATCTGAGGAGTTAAACGGTGGCCTAGCAACACTCGCTGAAAAATCTCTTGAATTTAATAATGGTGTCAAAACAGCTAATTCAGGTTCAAAGGCATTGGCTTCCGGGGCAACTGAATTGAAAGAAGGACTTTCTAAAGCAGAAGCTAATATGCCTATCTTAATTGATGGAACAAATCAGGTTGCTGCCGGTGCAGCAAAATTAAAAACCGAGCTGCCCGCTGGTATTGCACAAGGAATGCAAAAAGAATTAACGGGCAGCGTCGGGGAGCTTAATAAAGGGATTGACATGTTTGAAACGCAGTTAACGAAAGGTTTGGCTGCACAAATTGCGGATCAGACGATTACAGAACAAACAGAAAAAATGAAGAAACTTGCTAACGCCTTAATCGCAAATGGGGTTTCTCCACAGCTTGTAAATGCCATCATGACAGCAGAACCTGCACCAACAAAAGAGGTGGTGCAAGCCGGTATTGAAGCAAAGCTATCTCCAGGAATTGATGCCGGTTTTAAACAATTTAAAACGGGTGTTAATGAAAAACTTTTGGGTGCGACCAATGGATTAGATCAAAAGATTAAGAGTCAGACCGATCCTTATTTTAATCAATTGTTAGCCGGTATTAATCAAGTAAATAGTGGTCAAAAACAACTTCAATCGGGAATCGATGCTTTGTCTGCGGGTTCTATCAAATTAAATGACGGAACAAATACCTTGTCTACTGGATTGAACACGTTAGAGGATGGTTCTAACCAACTTACAGCAGGAACTGGAAAATTAGCAGACGGCTCTAATCAATTAAAAGATGGGACCACGAAGCTTTCTGACGGTGCGAAGGAATTAGCTGATAAGCTTGCCGATGGTGCAAAAGAAGCCTCCAAGGTTCATTCAGATGATAAAACATATAATATGATGGCAGAACCGGTTAAACTCGATAATAAGAAAATGAATCATGTACCAAACTATGGAACTGGATTTGCCCCATACTTCATATCGCTAGGTTTATTTGTTGGTGCACTATTATTATCGATTGTCTTCCCGCTGCGAGATACTGCAGTTGCTCCTTCAAGTGGATTTAACTGGTTTCTTAGCAAGTATTCTATCATGGCGGGTGTTGGAATTATCCAAGCGTTACTTGCCGATGTAATCCTGCTAGGAGGATTAGGACTTGATGTACAGAGTGTACCAAAGTTTATTCTATTTTCAATCATAACCAGCTTGACGTTCATTGCCTTGATTCAATTGCTCGTTTCAGTATTCGCTGATGCAGGACGTTTCTTGGCTATCGTCATCTTAATTTTCCAATTAACTACAAGTGCGGGAACCTTCCCACTTGAATTAATTCCTAATTTCTTACAGCATTTTAATGCCTTCTTGCCAATGACCTATTCGGTTCAAGGCTTTAAAGCTGTCATTTCAAGTGGTGACTTCAGCTTTATGTGGCATAATACAACGATTCTTTTAGGTTTCTTAGTTGCATTCGCCTTAGTAACGATCGCCTATTTTACAATGAGACATAAACATCAACATCAACATCAAAATAATTCTTTAGTAAGTGAATAAGTTACAATACCAGCCGTACTACTTCGGCTGGTATTTTATTTATGAAAAGAAACAGATTTTGAGTATAGTAAAGGTAGGAACTAAAATTAGGAGGAATGAGTCGTGAAACTAACAATAATTGGCTATTGGGGCGGATATCCAAAACAGAATGGAGCATGTTCGGGGTATTTGCTTGAACACGGGGGATTTCAATTATTAATCGATTGCGGTAGCGGGGTTCTTTCGAAACTGCAAAATATCATCCAGCCAGAAGAATTGGATGCGGTGATCGTTTCTCATTACCATCCAGACCATATTGCAGATATCGGGGTCCTGCAGCATGCAAGACTAATCCTAGGATTTCTAGGCAAGGATTTCCCAACATTGCCAGTATACGGCCATGAATTCGACCAACATGAATTTGCTAAATTAACCTATAAAAATATTACGAAAGGGGTGGCGTATGATCCCCATAACACCGTAAACATTGGGCCGTTTCAAGTTTCATTTTTAAAAACCATCCATCCAGTCCCATGTTATGCGATGAAAATCGAGGCAGAGGGCAAGTCTATTGTCTACACGGCAGACAGCGCCTTTCAAGAAGAATTTATCGAGTTTAGCCAGGGTGCCGATCTCTTGCTGTGTGAATGTAACTTTTACGGAAATCAAAATGGCAAGTCGGCAGGACATATGAACAGCTTAGAGGCAGGACGATTCGCCCAAAAGGCCGCCGTAAAACAATTAATCCTTACACATCTGCCGCAGTACGGAGAATTAGTGAATTTAATCACAGAGGCATCCAGTGAATTTACTGGTATAATAAAACTTGCAGATGAGTTTCAAACTATTTCTCTATAAGAAGGGGCGGAATACTATGTTATTTATCGATAATAAAGGCATCACCGATCCACGGATTAACCTGGCAATTGAAGAATACGCGTTGAAGAATCTTGATATTAACGAGAGCTATCTACTATTTTACATAAATGAACCATCCATCATTATCGGAAAAAATCAAAATACAATTGAAGAAATCAATACAGAATATGTTGAGGGTAATGGAATTCATGTTGTGCGAAGATTGTCTGGCGGTGGAGCAGTCTATCATGATCTTGGTAATTTAAATTTTAGTTTCATTACAAAGGATGATGGGGAAAGCTTTCATAATTTCCGCAAATTTACTGAGCCAGTAGTGGAAGCTTTGAAAAAATTAGGCGTAAATGCCGAGTTAAGCGGCAGAAATGACCTTGAAGTAGAGGGCAGAAAGATTTCCGGAAATGCCCAATTTTCTACAAGAGGGAGAATGTTCAGCCATGGAACCCTGCTTTTTCATTCAGAAATGGATCATGTCGTAGCTGCCTTGAAGGTTAAGAAGGACAAGATTGAGTCAAAGGGAATTAAGTCGGTTCGCAGCCGAGTTGCTAATATATCCGAGTTTTTAGCGGAACAGATTGATATTAAGGAGTTCCGTTCATTAATTTTAACCTCTATTTTTGAGGGGCAAGAACAAATTCCGGAATATGTGTTGACTGAAGAGGATTGGGAAAAGATTCATCAACTATCCAAGGAGCGCTACCAAAACTGGGATTGGAATTATGGAAGATCACCTAAGTTCAATCTGCAGCACTCGCACCGCTTCCCGGTTGGTTCAATCGATGTCCGCTTGGAAGTAAATAAAGGGATCTTAGAAAACTGTAAAATATATGGTGACTTTTTTGGTGTTGGCGAAGTAAGTGATATTGAAAACAGGTTAAAAGGGATTCGTTATGAAAAGACTGAAATTGAAAAAGCACTTTTAGAAGTAGATACGATTCATTATTTTGGAAATATTTCAAAAGAGGAATTTATCAACTTGATCTATTAAAATATATTGAAACGTGACGCGGTGATAACTATCACCGTGTTTTTTTCGTATTACACTTGAATACTTAACTTTCTAGCAATATAATGTATTTAGAAAATTGTTATAATTTTATGAATGAGTATTCATTCATAGTGGGAGGGATACGATGAATTTATCTGCACAGCTTAATGAAACGGCAAAGAACTTTGCTACGAAACCAGCCTATTATTTTATGGGGCAGACAAGCACTTACGCCGAACTGGATGGGGCAATAACAAAGTTTGCTTCAGGGTTGGCAAAGCTAGGAGTTCAAAAAGGTGATCATATTGCCTTATTGCTTGGCAACTCACCGCACTTTATCATCAGCTTATATGGGGCTTTACGTTTAGGGGCAACTGTCATCCCCATTAATCCGATTTATACGGCGGATGAAATTGGCTACATTTTACATAATGGCGATGTGAAAGTGGTTGTTGCACTTGATTTAGCCTTACCGCTGGTGGAAAAAGTGCACACCAATCTCACAAAAATTGAGCATTATGTATTCTGCGAAACGAAGTCTGAAAGTCTTGTACAATCTGAAATTGAAAAACTTTCTGTGTATCCTAAAATGAAATCGTTTACAAGTTTGATTGCCTCTGGGGATGTATTCTTCCAAGGTCCAGAGCTTAAAGATGATGATACAGCGATCATTCTTTATACCTCTGGAACAACAGGAAAGCCCAAGGGTGCCATGTTAACTCATAAGAATTTATACAGCAATGCTAAAGATGTCGGCGAATATTTGAAAATGAATAACGATGACAGAGTTGTAACTGTCCTTCCAATGTTCCACGTTTTCTGCTTGACAGTTGCCTTAAATGCACCTTTATTAAGTGGTGCAACCCTGTTGATTGCACCAAAATTCAGTCCAAAGGAAATCTTTGCCCTTATAAAAGGACAAGAGGCAACCGTTTTCGCCGGCGTTCCGACAATGTATAATTTCCTTTATCAATATCCGGAAGGGAATACAGAAGAGCTACAATCATTACGGTTATGCATTTCCGGAGGTGCGTCACTCCCGGTTGCATTATTAAAGAATTTTGAACAAAAGTTCTCGGTGATGATTTCGGAAGGATACGGGTTATCAGAAGCATCACCTGTTACTTGTTTTAACCCGCTTGACCGTCCACGTAAGCCGGGGTCAATTGGCACATCCATCCTCCATGTGGAAAACAAGATAATAGACGAACTGGGTGAAGAGGTTCCTGTTGGCGGCGTGGGTGAATTAATTGTTCGTGGACCGAATGTGATGAAGGGCTATTATAAAATGCCGGAAGAAACGACTGCAGCGATCCGTAACAATTGGCTTCATACCGGGGACATGGCGAGAATGGATGAAGATGGCTATTTCTATATTGTTGACCGGAAGAAGGATCTAATCATTGTTGGCGGCTATAATGTATACCCTCGTGAGGTAGAAGAAGTCATTTACGACCATCCAGATATTGTGGAGGTAGCGGTGCTCGGTGTTCCGGATCCTAACCAGGGCGAGGCTGTTAGTGCTTTTGTCGTCAGTAAAAACCCAGAACTTACAGTGGAGCAGGTACGTGAGTATTGTAAAGAGCATCTTGCGAAATATAAGGTTCCCACAACTATTGAGTTTTTAGAGGAACTTCCTAAGAACACAACAGGAAAAATCTTAAGGCGTGCCCTGAAAACTCAAGTTACCCAGACCGTCGGAAAGTAAGAACGGTTTAGAGAAATGTAAAAGACAGGCATACAGCCTGTCTTTTTCGTAGTCCAGGAATTATAGACTTCAACTTTTATCACAGATGGAACGCTCCAGGCCATCCGTCGCTGACCAGGGAGCTTGCACCTTTTGTTCTTTTATTTTTTCGGAAAATTTGCTAAAATTTATCTTTATACGATTGATTGCAACAAGGAGGGAATCATGTTGGCGGATATAGCAATAGAACGAGATACGTCTGAATTTAAAAAGGGGATTCAGGCAGGCATTAGCATCGGGATTGGTTATTTTCCCATTGCCTTAACATTTGGTCTCCTCGCTAAAACTACTGGACTTACTATATATGAAGCTGTTTTTATGAGTCTCATCGTGTTTGCCGGCGCATCACAATATATTTCATTAAGTCTTATTGCGTATGGGACTGGTATTATTGAAATTATTTTAACTACCTGTATCGTTAATATTAGACATTTTCTTATGAGTGCAACATTAAATGAAAAAAGCGAAGAGGACCATTTGCTCAACAAACTTTTTTATTCGTTCGGCATTACCGACGAAACTTTTTCAGTTGCGGCTACAAGGGATGGGAAAGTTTCAACAGGGTTTATGCTTGGCCTTAATTCGGTTGCCTATATCAGTTGGGTTGTTTTTTCGGGAATCGGTCATCTAATTGGCGCAAGCCTGCCGCAAACCTTACAGGAAAGCATGGGGGTTGCCTTATATGCGATGTTTATTGGTCTCCTAGTTCCCTCGTTAAAAAAGAGTACAAAGGTCCTTTTCCTGGCCATACTGGGAGCGGTTTTTAATTCGGTATTAACCCTTACTCATATCATGGCACAAGGCTGGGCAATTGTAACAGCAACGTTATTGTCGGCTATCATAATCGAAACAGCAGAAGTGCTGAAAAAAAGGTATCGAGGTGGACAATATGAGAAGTGAAATCATTTGGATGATTATCGGAATGGGGCTAGTAACCTATATTCCAAGGATGCTCCCTTTTGTCTTATTTAAAGGGAAGGCGCTACCGCCTTTTATTCAAGGAGTATTAAGAAATGTGCCATATGCAACCCTTGGCGCCTTAATATTTCCGGCGATAATTTTTATTCAAAAGGACGATATATGGTACGGTGTACTGGGGGCTGCCGCAGCCTTCGTAGCCGCCTATTTAGGAGCAAATGTAATCGTGGTCGTCCTCGGCTCCATTGCTATCCTTGCCCTATATTCGTTTCTTATGTAAGTCAGTTCCTAAAAGCTGGCTTTTTTTAATGCTTAGTTCTAAAAAACCCATTTTTAACTAAACTAAGTATAGGAGAGGTTGTACACAAGGGGGGACAAAATCATGGTTAGAAAACTGGGGGTCTATGCGGTTTTGGCCTTTTGTTTGTATGGATTGTTTTTTTATTGGTATTTATTTCACTTTGCCAATACGACATTACCATTTGAATATCAAGGATCAAAAGCAGACCCGGCTACCTTTCTTAATGGCAGAGAGCTCAGCTTAAGTGAAGAATATTCAAAGGTGAGAAACCTATTGTTTTTCTTATCAACACCTTTTGAGTGGCTGTTTTATTTTCTCATTTTATTATTTGGCTTTTCAAAGGCATTCAAACGATGGGCAGACAATTCTTCAAAGTATAAACTGCTGCAAATACCCATTTATCTCATTTGGTTATTCTTTTTTGCCTTCATAGCCACATTTCCTTTAAACTATATTAGCTACTATTTATCCAAAACGTATCATATTTCAACACAATCGTTTCCTTCTTGGATGAAGGATGAGTTAATTGACTTTTGGATTAATTATGGGACGTGGTTGATTATTGTTCCTGTTCTTTATTGGCTAATGAAAAAAAGCCAAAAGCGCTGGTGGCTTTATGGCTGGCTGTTATCCATTCCATTTACGTTATTTATGATGTTCCTTCAGCCAGTTGTCATAGATCCACTATACAATGATTTCTATCCACTAAAGAATCAAGAATTGGAAACCAAAATTTTAGCACTGGCAGATCAAGCCGATATTCCAGCGAAGCATGTATTTGAAGTGAATATGGCAGATAAAACCAATGCAATGAACGCATATGTTAACGGAATTGGTTCTAGCGCCAGGATTGTTTTATGGGATACGACATTAAATCGGCTAAATGATAATCAAATCCTTTTTATCATGGCGCATGAAATGGGTCATTATGTGGAAAAGCATATTTATTTCGGCATCGCGGGTTACCTTCTGCTTTCGCTCTTTGGACTTTATTTGACATACAGGTTGATGGATTGGATTATTAGCCGTTGGGGAAGGGAACTAAAAGTAACCAACGTACGGGATATTCGCTCACTTCCGTTGTTTCTTCTGATATTGTCTGTGCTTTTGTTTGTTTCAAGTCCACTTTCCAATTTAGCTTCACGCTACGAAGAAACACGTGCCGATAGATATGCGATTGAAATGACGAAAAATCCAGATGCTGCGATTACCTCTTTTCAAGAATTAAGCCGTTCTGGATTGAGTCAAGTGAACCCGCCGTTATTGGTAAAAATATTTCGATATACGCATCCTTCCATGCTTGACCGCATTTCCATGCTTGAGGAATATGAGATTAAGCATCGTCACTAATAGGATAAGGATATAGAACTGAAGACAGATCCATGTCTTCAGTTTTTTTATCTTATAAAAACAAATAACCGCCTAATCAGGCGGTTTAAAAAGTTTTTTACGTACCAAATCGTTTGTTAATGTCCTTAAGCTTATCGGATAAAAGAAGAAATGATCTTTTGTCCCGGGTATCAATGGCCAAGTCAATTTTCCGCAGCAATTTTTCTTTTTCAATCGTTAACTGAATTTCTGATAAGAGCATGTCGATGTAAAGATCCTGGACGAAGTTCTCCTTCATTCGATTTCGCTTCATGGCACCAAGTTTCATTAGTTCCGTGTATGATTTTTCATTCATGGAAATCACCTCTGATGCTTTTTTTAATTATATGGAGATTTTCCAATAATATATCAAATTTTCTGATATTATTTTTTCCTGATATTGTGAAGAAAATAGCAACAATTAAAAAAAACAAAGGAATAAAAATGGAAAAGTGGTAAGATATGGTGGAAAAATTAAAATGAAAAGAGGTTGAAAGGATTGGCACAAGTAAAAATCGGAGAATACGTGGTGAATTCTTGTACGATGTATATAAAGCCAGTTGAATATGGAAATAAAATATTTTCCACTATTGTTGAACCAGAAGATGAATTTCTGTCTCCTTTTAAACCATTGGATTTAATCAAAAACAGCTGTGCATTCTATGGTGTCGATTATGAAAGCAGGAGGAAGGGAACCAAACTGTTAATTGATTATTCACGAAAACTCCCAATAGTCATAGAACCAATTAACAATATCTATGCCTTCTGTACTACGTCACCAGAGGACCCTAATTGTATTTGGTTCTTTCTTGAGCATATAAAGGATTACAGACGGGCATCTGCAAGGCAGACATTGGTCATTTTTCGCAATGACAATTCTTTCACTTTTCCGGTTTCCTACAGTACCTTTAATACCCAAATGTTAAGAACATCTTATTTACAAACAAAGCTTATGCAAAGGGTTGAACTTAATAAGAAGAAATTATTTTATTTACTGCATGGGCCTCAGTTGTCGAAGGCATCAGAAAGTGGTGAATTTTATTTGAAAGATCGGTAATAATGACTACATATTTCAGAATTTTTTATTGGGATAGATGTTTTTTTAATAAGTATGCTTCCATTAATTCTTGTACTTTATTGCGGATCCTTGGGTTAAAGTAATTATGGTTTTCTTCATAGCCCTTATAAATAAACATGTACATCGTAAAAGCATCGTCCCGCTGTGTTTCAATGACTTGAAGCTTATTCTTCTTCATATACATTTTTACCTCAGATAGTTCCCGTTGTATTTCCTTTATTGTTGCCTCAATTAAATCCAAATAAGGTTTTTTTAACTTAAAGGGGCTGCTTTTCACAACAGTAATATCACGGTTTAAGACAATAAGAACCATCGGTAAATAAATAGCTTTCTCTAATATGTCACGGTCATCCTCAGGAATTCTGGTCATCGTACCATCTACACCCTTCTATATTTTCGAACGAATGTTCCCCTTTATTTTACGAAAAAAAAGTGATAAAAGCAATAGACCATTTCCAAGCAGGAAGCTCGTCAATTTGGCGAGCCTTATTTATTGAAAATTATAGGCAATATGTGAGAAAGTTTTTATTAATAGAAGGATATTTGATAGGGGAAAATGAATTTAATGAAGAAATCTAAAAAAAACAGTGATTTATATTTAAAAAATATGGACAAAGGTGATAAACATATGAGAGCTGATAGACATCAGTATAAGAAAAAGAGAAGATGGCCGTCCATTTTACTTGTTATTTTACTGCTATTTGGCGGGGGGATTGGTTATGCTTATTTTCAGTATAAGCAAGGAGTTAACCAATCATTAAAAAATCTTAATATAGATAATAAAGAAGAAAAAGTTGTCTATACATTTGAAGGACAGAAGGACCAATACGGCGACACGAACATCCTTCTGCTTGGCAGTGATGCACGGGGGGAGGAAAAGTCATCGCGTTCTGACACAATTATGCTTGTTCATTTTAACGAGGATAAAGGAACATTTAAGATTACATCTATCATGAGGGATAGCTACGTCAATATTCCGGGGCACGGGAAACATAAAATAAATTCAGCATTTGCTCTTGGCGGTCCGGAGTTAATGAGGAAAACAATCAAACAAAATTTTGACCTTGATCTACAATACTTTGCGATAGCGGATTTTCAGGGCTTTGTCCAGCTGATTGACGAGGCTTTTCCTAAGGGTGTAGAAATGGATGTTGAAAAGAAAATGTCAGAATATGTTGATGTCCCATTAGAGCCCGGTCTGCAAAGATTGGATGGTGAACATTTACTTAGTTATGTTCGCTTTCGTCACGATGCTGTTGGTGACTTTGGAAGGGTAGAGAGGCAACAAAAGACAGTGCAGGCAATTAAAGACCAATTAACCGGTTTTACAATTGCGAAACTCCCAAAATTAATGGGTGTAGTTTCGCCATACGTGAATACCAATATAGACACATCTGACACCTTATTTATGGCGAAGGATTTCCTAGCAAAGGACAGAGGAAGCATCGAAACATTGCGTATCCCAATCGAAAATAGCTTCACAGAACCGCGGATAAGTGGTGAAGGCCAAGTACTGGATATTGATGTGAAGAAGAATAAAGAGGCACTCCATCAATTTATCACGAAATAAAGGGGCTCTGACAGACAAAATATGAAAGGTGAAGGCAGATGGACATCGAATCATTAAAGGCTTGGTTTACACTTGAACACATTATGACCCTTATACAAGAATATCGGGCTCTTGGGCCGTTACCAGGCATGTTATTGATCGTCCTTGAAGCGTTTTTGCCATTTCTCCCCTTGTTTGTATTTGTCATGGCAAATGCCAGTGCCTTTGGACTTTGGCTAGGTTTTTTATTTTCTTGGCTTGGAGCTTGTATAGGAGCCTTATTTGTTTTTTTACTAATTAGGAGATATGGGCAAAAAAAATTATTATCTTTTTTGCCCAGGCACCCAAAGGTTCGTAAGCTGATGGACTGGGTGGATCAACATGGGTTCGGCCCTCTATTTTTAATCCTATGTTTTCCATTTACGCCTTCAGCGCTTGTGAA belongs to Neobacillus sp. OS1-2 and includes:
- a CDS encoding fatty acid--CoA ligase family protein — its product is MNLSAQLNETAKNFATKPAYYFMGQTSTYAELDGAITKFASGLAKLGVQKGDHIALLLGNSPHFIISLYGALRLGATVIPINPIYTADEIGYILHNGDVKVVVALDLALPLVEKVHTNLTKIEHYVFCETKSESLVQSEIEKLSVYPKMKSFTSLIASGDVFFQGPELKDDDTAIILYTSGTTGKPKGAMLTHKNLYSNAKDVGEYLKMNNDDRVVTVLPMFHVFCLTVALNAPLLSGATLLIAPKFSPKEIFALIKGQEATVFAGVPTMYNFLYQYPEGNTEELQSLRLCISGGASLPVALLKNFEQKFSVMISEGYGLSEASPVTCFNPLDRPRKPGSIGTSILHVENKIIDELGEEVPVGGVGELIVRGPNVMKGYYKMPEETTAAIRNNWLHTGDMARMDEDGYFYIVDRKKDLIIVGGYNVYPREVEEVIYDHPDIVEVAVLGVPDPNQGEAVSAFVVSKNPELTVEQVREYCKEHLAKYKVPTTIEFLEELPKNTTGKILRRALKTQVTQTVGK
- a CDS encoding LCP family protein, yielding MRADRHQYKKKRRWPSILLVILLLFGGGIGYAYFQYKQGVNQSLKNLNIDNKEEKVVYTFEGQKDQYGDTNILLLGSDARGEEKSSRSDTIMLVHFNEDKGTFKITSIMRDSYVNIPGHGKHKINSAFALGGPELMRKTIKQNFDLDLQYFAIADFQGFVQLIDEAFPKGVEMDVEKKMSEYVDVPLEPGLQRLDGEHLLSYVRFRHDAVGDFGRVERQQKTVQAIKDQLTGFTIAKLPKLMGVVSPYVNTNIDTSDTLFMAKDFLAKDRGSIETLRIPIENSFTEPRISGEGQVLDIDVKKNKEALHQFITK
- a CDS encoding lipoate--protein ligase, with amino-acid sequence MLFIDNKGITDPRINLAIEEYALKNLDINESYLLFYINEPSIIIGKNQNTIEEINTEYVEGNGIHVVRRLSGGGAVYHDLGNLNFSFITKDDGESFHNFRKFTEPVVEALKKLGVNAELSGRNDLEVEGRKISGNAQFSTRGRMFSHGTLLFHSEMDHVVAALKVKKDKIESKGIKSVRSRVANISEFLAEQIDIKEFRSLILTSIFEGQEQIPEYVLTEEDWEKIHQLSKERYQNWDWNYGRSPKFNLQHSHRFPVGSIDVRLEVNKGILENCKIYGDFFGVGEVSDIENRLKGIRYEKTEIEKALLEVDTIHYFGNISKEEFINLIY
- a CDS encoding AzlC family ABC transporter permease, with translation MADIAIERDTSEFKKGIQAGISIGIGYFPIALTFGLLAKTTGLTIYEAVFMSLIVFAGASQYISLSLIAYGTGIIEIILTTCIVNIRHFLMSATLNEKSEEDHLLNKLFYSFGITDETFSVAATRDGKVSTGFMLGLNSVAYISWVVFSGIGHLIGASLPQTLQESMGVALYAMFIGLLVPSLKKSTKVLFLAILGAVFNSVLTLTHIMAQGWAIVTATLLSAIIIETAEVLKKRYRGGQYEK
- a CDS encoding IDEAL domain-containing protein gives rise to the protein MNEKSYTELMKLGAMKRNRMKENFVQDLYIDMLLSEIQLTIEKEKLLRKIDLAIDTRDKRSFLLLSDKLKDINKRFGT
- a CDS encoding M48 family metallopeptidase, with the protein product MVRKLGVYAVLAFCLYGLFFYWYLFHFANTTLPFEYQGSKADPATFLNGRELSLSEEYSKVRNLLFFLSTPFEWLFYFLILLFGFSKAFKRWADNSSKYKLLQIPIYLIWLFFFAFIATFPLNYISYYLSKTYHISTQSFPSWMKDELIDFWINYGTWLIIVPVLYWLMKKSQKRWWLYGWLLSIPFTLFMMFLQPVVIDPLYNDFYPLKNQELETKILALADQADIPAKHVFEVNMADKTNAMNAYVNGIGSSARIVLWDTTLNRLNDNQILFIMAHEMGHYVEKHIYFGIAGYLLLSLFGLYLTYRLMDWIISRWGRELKVTNVRDIRSLPLFLLILSVLLFVSSPLSNLASRYEETRADRYAIEMTKNPDAAITSFQELSRSGLSQVNPPLLVKIFRYTHPSMLDRISMLEEYEIKHRH
- a CDS encoding YhgE/Pip domain-containing protein, with translation MKNILLKEELLTIFKNKKVLIPIIAVMFVPVLYAGMFLWAFWDPYDKLDELPVAVVNGDAGATLDGDHLKLGDDLVTKLKKSKDFGFEFVDKKEGYKELKDQKYYMVIEIPKDFSKNATTLMDKDPKKLELIYTPNESFNFLSAQIGNTAAEKIKTAVAEKVTETYAETIFSKVSDLADGIIKASDGAGQLKDGSVDLNKGSEELNGGLATLAEKSLEFNNGVKTANSGSKALASGATELKEGLSKAEANMPILIDGTNQVAAGAAKLKTELPAGIAQGMQKELTGSVGELNKGIDMFETQLTKGLAAQIADQTITEQTEKMKKLANALIANGVSPQLVNAIMTAEPAPTKEVVQAGIEAKLSPGIDAGFKQFKTGVNEKLLGATNGLDQKIKSQTDPYFNQLLAGINQVNSGQKQLQSGIDALSAGSIKLNDGTNTLSTGLNTLEDGSNQLTAGTGKLADGSNQLKDGTTKLSDGAKELADKLADGAKEASKVHSDDKTYNMMAEPVKLDNKKMNHVPNYGTGFAPYFISLGLFVGALLLSIVFPLRDTAVAPSSGFNWFLSKYSIMAGVGIIQALLADVILLGGLGLDVQSVPKFILFSIITSLTFIALIQLLVSVFADAGRFLAIVILIFQLTTSAGTFPLELIPNFLQHFNAFLPMTYSVQGFKAVISSGDFSFMWHNTTILLGFLVAFALVTIAYFTMRHKHQHQHQNNSLVSE
- a CDS encoding competence protein ComK; translated protein: MAQVKIGEYVVNSCTMYIKPVEYGNKIFSTIVEPEDEFLSPFKPLDLIKNSCAFYGVDYESRRKGTKLLIDYSRKLPIVIEPINNIYAFCTTSPEDPNCIWFFLEHIKDYRRASARQTLVIFRNDNSFTFPVSYSTFNTQMLRTSYLQTKLMQRVELNKKKLFYLLHGPQLSKASESGEFYLKDR
- a CDS encoding AzlD domain-containing protein, whose translation is MRSEIIWMIIGMGLVTYIPRMLPFVLFKGKALPPFIQGVLRNVPYATLGALIFPAIIFIQKDDIWYGVLGAAAAFVAAYLGANVIVVVLGSIAILALYSFLM
- a CDS encoding MBL fold metallo-hydrolase; translated protein: MKLTIIGYWGGYPKQNGACSGYLLEHGGFQLLIDCGSGVLSKLQNIIQPEELDAVIVSHYHPDHIADIGVLQHARLILGFLGKDFPTLPVYGHEFDQHEFAKLTYKNITKGVAYDPHNTVNIGPFQVSFLKTIHPVPCYAMKIEAEGKSIVYTADSAFQEEFIEFSQGADLLLCECNFYGNQNGKSAGHMNSLEAGRFAQKAAVKQLILTHLPQYGELVNLITEASSEFTGIIKLADEFQTISL
- a CDS encoding TVP38/TMEM64 family protein codes for the protein MDIESLKAWFTLEHIMTLIQEYRALGPLPGMLLIVLEAFLPFLPLFVFVMANASAFGLWLGFLFSWLGACIGALFVFLLIRRYGQKKLLSFLPRHPKVRKLMDWVDQHGFGPLFLILCFPFTPSALVNIVAGLSKIRFAQYMLAVCIGKMVMIFTISFIGYDLRSLITKPFRTVIVLLVIFILWYVGKRIEIRMNKSTETDHNGEIDRNTVTEKRRRFNEN